GCGGGTTTTTTTATTTAGAAAAGGAGGCTTTTCTCTTTTCTAGCCATGTAAATTCTTTTAGAGCATGCCTTTTAAACCACTATCTGTAACCGTAGTCCATCAGGAGGTTTTTGCCGCTTTTTAACGTATGAAAATCCCCCTTCCCTTTTTCAAATTCCCAGCATGATAAGCCCTACCCCCTGCATAGGTATAAAAGAACGGATTTTGTTTTGCAAGCACACGGCTATCCCATTAAACAGACTCCGCTTACGCATGTCTAATGCATATGCAAGGAAAAAGGGGGCTTACATATGAAGAAATGGAGCCGCCGACTGCGCCGAATGGCTGTGGGCGTGTTGGATTTACCTCAGGACGTGGTACTTGAAGTCCCGAGAATTACGATGATTGGTCATTTGCAAATGTATATAGAAAACCATCGAGGTGTCCTGCAATTTAGTGAGAACGAGCTTCGTTTATTACTTACAAACGGACAATTGCTTGTCATAGGGGAACAACTGGTGATTCGTGCTATTTTGAAGGAAGAAGTGTTGTTGGAGGGGAGAATCGGCAAGATAACATTCATTCAAAATACGTGACGAGTTTGAGGGGGATACAGATGCGAAACGTAATAAAAGAATGGTACGAGGGTCATATAACAGTAACGATTCGCGGCAAACGGTTTGAACGTCTTATCAACCTAGCCGTCCGCGAAAACATTTTAATGTGGAATATCAAGCGCTTAGGGCCTGAGTTAGGACAGTGTGAGATGATGATTGCCGATTTCTATCGGCTTCGTCCCTTCTTAAAGGAGACAGGCTGCCGGGTGCATGTGACGAGTCGACAAGGCTTACCGTTTTTGTTGTTACGAATGCGAATGAGGAGCGGATTTGTTGCAGGTATTTTTATTTTTCTACTCGGATTGTACATGCTCTCTACGTTTGTATGGCAAGTCGAGGTGCAAGGAACGCATAATATTTCGCCGTATCAGGTGACACAGGCAGCCGAGAAGGTAGGGTTAAGAGCAGGTGCGTGGAAATTAAAAATGGGAGACCCCCAAGAGTTGCAGCGCCGTATTTTGGGGTATATTCCAGAAGCCTCATGGGTAGGTGTTGAGTTAAATGGTACAAAGGCCATTATTCAAGTCGTTGAAAAGGTTGATCCGGAAAAGATTGTTGCGCACGAACCTAAACACGTTGTGGCAAAGAAAAAAGCGGTCATTCACAGTATTTTTGCTGAAACAGGTAAGACTATGGTTAAAGCGAATCAGTATGTTGATAAAGACCAGATTTTAATTTCAGGTATTATTGGTAATGAGGAGCGCCAATCGATCGTTGCTGCCCGGGGACAAGTGACAGGAGAGGTCTGGTATCGTTCTGATGTGACCGTCCCCTTAATCCAGAACCAGCTTCTTTATACAGGTGAAAAACAGAAGCAGCACTTTTTGATTTTTGGATCATCGGCAGTACGTCTTTGGCCGTTTGAAATCAAGTCGTACAAGCATGCTCGTAAAACAGAGAAACGTTTTCAAGCGGCTTTTTTTGACTATCAATTGCCGTTTGGCTGGAAGACAGAAATTGATCGAGAGCTGGAGCCTAAGGTTATCCGAATGAGCGATCGGGACGCTTTAGAGGTAGCCAAACATTTTGCAAAAGCAGATATCTTGAAACGAGCTGGAGAAGATGCGAAGATAAAAGAAGAAAAAGTTTTGCACGTAAAACAAGAGAATGGTAAAGTTTATGTAAGTATCTATTTTTCCGTCATCGAAAATATAGCGATGGACCAACCGATTGTTGCTACGCCACCCGCACTAGAAGACACACCAAACTAAAATAACTGATGGCAAGGAGATGGACAAAGGTTGCAAGTACAAGAAGAAGTAGTGATCCAGTTTGCAGATGCACAGGAAGCATTGCTTTTGTTTGGACCTCATGATTCCTATTTAAAAAAGATCGAAGAAAAAACATCAGCTCAGATAGGAACCCGCACCGGCGCATTCGTCATCAGTGGGGAAAAGGCAGAAGTCGACAAGCTGGCTACGCTATTTGATACTTTATTGCAGCTGATCCGCAGGGGGATTACATTATCAGAACGTGATGTATACTATGCGATGCAGCTAACAGAAAAAGGAGAAGAGCAAGAGCTTCTGCATCTTTATGAAGAAGAGGTAGCACGTTCTCACCGCGGTAAACTAGTCCGCGCTAAAACCTTAGGGCAACGCCATTATTTGTCTGCAATTAAACGAAATGATATCGTGTTTGGGATTGGTCCTGCTGGTACTGGTAAAACATATCTAGCGGTTGTAATGGCCGTACAGGCCCTTAAAAACGGTCGAGTAAAACGAATTGTTCTCACGCGCCCAGCAGTGGAAGCAGGCGAAAGCCTTGGCTTTTTACCAGGCGATTTGCAAGAAAAGGTAGACCCGTACCTACGGCCGCTCTATGATGCTTTGTATGATATGTTAGGAACCGAACAGGTTAGTAAAATGATGGAACGAGGCATCATCGAGGTAGCTCCGCTTGCTTATATGAGGGGGCGTACATTAGAAGACAGCTTTATTATTCTGGATGAAGCACAAAATACTACACCAGAACAAATGAAAATGTTCTTGACGCGCTTGGGTTTTGGCTCCAAAATGGTCATCACGGGGGATGTAACCCAAATTGACCTGCCAAAAGGCAAAAAGTCTGGGCTGAGAGAAGCAGAGCGCATTCTTTCCGTTATTACTGATATTGCTTTTATTGAATTTCAGGATACAGATGTTGTGCGTCATAGCTTGGTTCAAAAAATCATTACAGCGTATTCCAAAGAGGAGCAGCAGATCTAGGCTGGCTCCTCTTGGAGTCTCTTTATGTGATTATACATGAGGTAAAGTTTCAGAAGAAAAAGAGGGAAGAACATTGCTGACGATTGAAATTGTAAATGAGCAAGACGAAGAAATTACGCAAGAGCACCAACAGCTTATTGAAAATTGCTTGCAAAAAGCGGCCCAATTTGAAGAAATTAAGGGTGAAGTAGTTATCACACTTGTTAACAATGAACGTATCCATGAGCTGAATCGCGATTATCGTGGAGTGGATCGCCCCACTGACGTGCTATCGTTTGCGCTGAATGAAGAGGGCGAGGGGGACATGGAGATCTTTGTGGAAGAAAGTGAATTTGATGATTATCCAAATATGCTAGGCGATATCATCATCTCCATCCCGCGAACAAAAGAACAAGCACAGGATTATGGCCATTCTTTTGAACGGGAGCTTGGTTTTCTAGCAGTGCATGGATTTTTGCATCTGATTGGCTATGACCATGGGACACCTGAGGAAGAAAAAGACATG
The nucleotide sequence above comes from Brevibacillus laterosporus LMG 15441. Encoded proteins:
- the ybeY gene encoding rRNA maturation RNase YbeY encodes the protein MLTIEIVNEQDEEITQEHQQLIENCLQKAAQFEEIKGEVVITLVNNERIHELNRDYRGVDRPTDVLSFALNEEGEGDMEIFVEESEFDDYPNMLGDIIISIPRTKEQAQDYGHSFERELGFLAVHGFLHLIGYDHGTPEEEKDMFTRQENILQEVGLTR
- the yqfD gene encoding sporulation protein YqfD, whose amino-acid sequence is MRNVIKEWYEGHITVTIRGKRFERLINLAVRENILMWNIKRLGPELGQCEMMIADFYRLRPFLKETGCRVHVTSRQGLPFLLLRMRMRSGFVAGIFIFLLGLYMLSTFVWQVEVQGTHNISPYQVTQAAEKVGLRAGAWKLKMGDPQELQRRILGYIPEASWVGVELNGTKAIIQVVEKVDPEKIVAHEPKHVVAKKKAVIHSIFAETGKTMVKANQYVDKDQILISGIIGNEERQSIVAARGQVTGEVWYRSDVTVPLIQNQLLYTGEKQKQHFLIFGSSAVRLWPFEIKSYKHARKTEKRFQAAFFDYQLPFGWKTEIDRELEPKVIRMSDRDALEVAKHFAKADILKRAGEDAKIKEEKVLHVKQENGKVYVSIYFSVIENIAMDQPIVATPPALEDTPN
- the yqfC gene encoding sporulation protein YqfC, with the translated sequence MKKWSRRLRRMAVGVLDLPQDVVLEVPRITMIGHLQMYIENHRGVLQFSENELRLLLTNGQLLVIGEQLVIRAILKEEVLLEGRIGKITFIQNT
- a CDS encoding PhoH family protein — encoded protein: MQVQEEVVIQFADAQEALLLFGPHDSYLKKIEEKTSAQIGTRTGAFVISGEKAEVDKLATLFDTLLQLIRRGITLSERDVYYAMQLTEKGEEQELLHLYEEEVARSHRGKLVRAKTLGQRHYLSAIKRNDIVFGIGPAGTGKTYLAVVMAVQALKNGRVKRIVLTRPAVEAGESLGFLPGDLQEKVDPYLRPLYDALYDMLGTEQVSKMMERGIIEVAPLAYMRGRTLEDSFIILDEAQNTTPEQMKMFLTRLGFGSKMVITGDVTQIDLPKGKKSGLREAERILSVITDIAFIEFQDTDVVRHSLVQKIITAYSKEEQQI